Genomic segment of Gasterosteus aculeatus chromosome 4, fGasAcu3.hap1.1, whole genome shotgun sequence:
agaatgcattttaaaatatcaTAGTAAAAACTTTTTTATGCCAACTGTATTTTAATGACCTGTCaaatcagtttatttgttactgatggaaaaaaaaaaaaaaaaaaaaaaaaaatatatatatatatcctctaTCTTGCAGAAATTACCCAGTTCCATTGACACATTGATACAGATCCTCGTGCAcaccaacaggaagtgaaggaaactttacttcaaaataaaataaagtgaagaACGTAGTCAAGAACAAAAGAATGTGAATATGTGGCTTGTTTTAGGGGGGTGATTGAGATGATAAACAGCATAAACACTAGAAAAACCGAACGATATGAAAGAAATCAGATCAAATAATATGCCTATTAAAATAAGACAGAGAAACATAATACACAGGCAATTAAAGTATGGTCGTTTATCAAATAATGTACATAAATCTGTATCAGATTCTTAAttttctgttgctttttttcccagACGTAAAGACAGACACCAGATGCACGACCTGAAGATGACTGTATCTGTTAATATTTTACACAACAAGGCGGGTTCAAAATATTTAGGAAAGATAACATTTGAAGAACATGAAGGCCCTTTTGCCAGCCTTATGTTCAAGAATATTGTTCAATAATCATATGCTATCTGCTTATAACTGTTTTGACTGAGTCTGTATATGACGTATAATTATTTAAGTAATTAAATCAACTCATAGCTCTAAACTTGTTTAGCCCTGAAAGAAAATCATAGGTCTGTTGTATATAACATTTCGAAGACACATTAAGAAGAAACACAGTGTCACAGTCTGAAATCCATCCCTTTGTTTTCGTGACAAAACTCCAGGGAAAACGGAAGTGACCTTTACTTTGACATATTTAAACCGGAAGCAGGTCCGGGCTAACCGCTGGGTCACTTGACAGTCCGTGTTCTTCGATGTCATCAAACGTGGAATATAACGGTAGTGAGATAATAAAGCCTCTCAGGAGACCTCTCTGGGAACACTGAAGGAGAACTTAACCGCGAGTTGAGAGCCGGAAATAGAATTCTGCCGCTTTGTTTTCCTCCGAGCAAAGAACGGTTAAGCCCGTTTTAGCGCACCGAGGGGagagctgtgttgttgttgttgttgattttatCGCGTCGACATGGACATGTACGGATACAGCGGCGTCCTGCTGGCCGACAGACTCGTGTCAGAAGTCACCAACATGTCCGACGTCCACACGGCGGTTCCTCACGGCTGCGATAACGGAGCTCTGACGGACAGGTTCGGCGTGCTGATCCAGGGTCTGCTGGCCATCGTCGCCTTCAGCACGCTGATGTGTGAGTACCTGAAGTGTGTtacagtccgtgtgtgtgtgtctgtctgtgtgcgtgcgtgtgtgtgtgtttgcacgacACGCAAAGGGTCACACGCCCGCTTGTAAAAGGCTGCTGCTTTGGTTGAGGTTTGTTTAGCGGCTTCTGCCACCAGACTCCATTGAAGAATGTGCCTATTTAATATCGCCTTGCTTTTCCGTGCAGAAACGTTCCCGCATTGATTACTTGTTCAAATGCAACTTCACTTATAAATGTTCTCAATTAACTTCGGGGTGATTGTGAACAAACATTTTATACATTAATTGAAGTGTTCTGGTCACAAAAATAAACGTCTCGCACGGCAGTGACTattgattttgtgtttattgtcaTAAAGTCACGCACGGTTTGTGGCATTTCTACACGCCGAATTCGCCCGTAAGACCCAAACCAACCACACATTACAGGGTCTGCCGAgcagccgtgtgtgtgcgtgcttttTAGACAAAGCAGAATCTAAAGGACCTTATTTTGAGAGGACGTGTCGTGACGTTCGCTCCCTAAACAGCGTTTAAGTGGAATACATCAGAATGTTGAGTGCAGAACAAGATGCTCCTTCACAGCCGTGGTGTGGATTTAATCTGAACAATGGCCATTGACTGCCGAATAACTTGTGATTCAGCGGCAGCTGACTCGGAGAATGTTGGGCATCTTAAACCACTTTTGGCCCCCGGGGGCCACGTCCAGCACTCGTGCAGCTGTCGCAGACTGAAAGGTGGGATGGAAACTGAGTCAAGTGGGAACACTTGAGCCCTCAGGGACTCGTTGATTTACTCGTGACTTCCTGGATTTCATTTCAAACCTCGCTGACTTTATTCCACAAGCGGGTGTCTCTGTTCTGAGGTGATTGATTGAAGATGCACATTTCACCTCCGTGACTTGTATGTGTGCTGCTTTCTTTCTCTTATTTACCAATTTACCTTCTCCACTTTTTAGCCACAATTTGACTGTAGTTTAAATAAGAAAAGGTGGTTTTCATCAGCCTCAGAGCAGTGCAGGTGTTGCACAATCGAGGCGGTGTGGGGGGGCTTGGAGGAGGTAATGAGATCAATGACCTGACCTCCACGCAGTTACTTATTAACTGCCCCCCCGTGTCCTGTTCTCAGCATGCAAAGCACATGCGTCTGTTAATATTTCCACCACATCATTGGTGACCAGCGGAGCATTAAGCGCGGCGAGTCTGCGCTCAACTTCCAGGACACACGGTGTTCTTTCACGCACACATCAGCATTTTTCTGGAGCAAGTTTTATTAGATCTATTTTCTgagcaaatgtaaatgtctaaaGTAAAGAAGTCATTTGTGAATAGATGTTTGGCTGCAAACACGATTAGGATTTATATATCGATTGTTGATTAAAAGGAAAGAAGGGAAGGGGCGTCTTTGTGTAACTGGTTtgtaaaactacaaaatactaataaaatgacataaaatCTGGGAAAAGCTTAACTTAACTTTTTCGGAAGCTGGAATCGGTGAAGTTTGTGTTTCTAACCATTAATTGCCTGGAAATGGACGATAGAGGTTTCAGCCCTGAATAAAATCCAGTTGAAGTCTCTTTAATGGCTTCAAGAATTtaacaaaatacagaaaaggAAGCGTAGAAAAGCaccattaattaaaaaaaaaggaggaatccGCGCTCCTGTTTTCACATTCCGAGCCGCGTTGTGTGACCTCGCTAGATGAGAGACGGCGGAGCAGACGGCGTCCGTTCACCCCGAGAGGAGGAACGCAGTGTCGTGGCtgcgagaaagaaaaaagaaaaacgccacGTGGCCGTCTGTATCTTTCGTTCGTCCTCGCTCTCCTTCCGCCCCCCCGGAGGCCCGACGAGGCCCCCGCGGCGAAGGTCCAGCGCGCTGCgattgacttttctttttctctctcgttgGCAGTGAAGAGGTTCCGGGAGCCCGTCGGGATCAGGCGACCCTGGAGGATCTGGTCAGACGtgttccttccttttctttttctctccctgtacGTCATCCCGTCCCTCCATCTTAACCTTTGACCCTCTCGCGTAGACGAGTCCCAAGTAAACAAAGTGTCGGAATTCGTCAGACGAACCAAACGTTTCAACAGCTAGAACACAATAGAATAAAGTGTCCCGTGCGACTCTGTCCAGGTTCTTCGACACGTCCAAACAGGCCATCGGTGCGCTCTTCATCCACCTCGCCAACGTCTTCCTCTCCACGCTCACCGCGGAGGACCCGTGCTCGCTGTGAGTCGTTGATCCGCACACACGCGTTGCCACGCGAAGGCCGGATCTCACCGACGAGCGtcgctctcttttctccccccaatTAGGTACCTGATGAACTTCCTGCTGGACGCGGCGTTGGGGATGCTGGTCATCTGGCTGGCGGTGAAGCTGGTGTCCAAACTGGTGGAGGACAAACGGTGGACGCTGCTCATGTTTGGAGAAtacggtgaggggggggaaaaacaaacgGTGCTTTTCTccgtttctttgtttatttctgaGGTTGTGTTGATGtttatctgtatttatttgacTGAAAATGACGcaccagctgcagctgtggtTTGGGCCACCGGGGGGCGCTGGAGACCACCTGGAGGAGGTCCAGCGCCTCCAGCTGCAAAGCGCCcctgggaagaaaaggaggaggaggaggaggaggaggattcctGCACGCGTTGTTCTTTTTGTGTGACGGAACATTTCAGTCCAAAGGACGTCCGCTGCTCTTTTATGATCATGTTTGATCAgcggtttctttctttctttctttctctctctctggtttctACTTGTCCTTCTCCGtccgtctctgtcctcctcctcccttcttcctgTCCTAATGACAGACGTTACCTCCTTTGTGTCTGCTGTGCTGAGACACCAGTCTGACTCgtcttttttaaatgcttcgGCTCAAACCCGACCAAGAATGCAAAGTAGTTAGTGGAGGTTTCTATTGTTTGTTATGCCAACAACTTACAACAAAATGTGttatattgtaaaaataataaatgaaaatcaTGTGGAATCAAATTaaatttttttcaaaatcaatgAAACTGAATTAAAGACTGTTCTGGTTggtcaaaataaatactttaaataagAAATTATTCCCCATATTAcagataaagtgtttttttattgcagttgcATCCATTGGTCCGACCTTGTAGTCTTGCACAAGCTTGACATGTGACACGCGTGACgtttgccccccaccccccctgcagGTGACCCCCCCCAGGCGGCGGCGTGGCTCGGCCAGTGCGGCGTCT
This window contains:
- the tmem110l gene encoding transmembrane protein 110, like isoform X1, whose amino-acid sequence is MDMYGYSGVLLADRLVSEVTNMSDVHTAVPHGCDNGALTDRFGVLIQGLLAIVAFSTLMLKRFREPVGIRRPWRIWSDVFLPFLFLSLFFDTSKQAIGALFIHLANVFLSTLTAEDPCSLYLMNFLLDAALGMLVIWLAVKLVSKLVEDKRWTLLMFGEYGDPPQAAAWLGQCGVYLLIMVLEKSVISLVLLVPGWSKLQEVLLSYIANPQVELVLVMLIVPFIVNSIMFWVVDSLMMRKSKSPDDSCDGSAEKADSSLPWATGEESQVLLSVETDTDEASEGEEDPGDVGPVPPVQYSGGPLRPSWVVV
- the tmem110l gene encoding transmembrane protein 110, like isoform X2 translates to MDMYGYSGVLLADRLVSEVTNMSDVHTAVPHGCDNGALTDRFGVLIQGLLAIVAFSTLMLKRFREPVGIRRPWRIWFFDTSKQAIGALFIHLANVFLSTLTAEDPCSLYLMNFLLDAALGMLVIWLAVKLVSKLVEDKRWTLLMFGEYGDPPQAAAWLGQCGVYLLIMVLEKSVISLVLLVPGWSKLQEVLLSYIANPQVELVLVMLIVPFIVNSIMFWVVDSLMMRKSKSPDDSCDGSAEKADSSLPWATGEESQVLLSVETDTDEASEGEEDPGDVGPVPPVQYSGGPLRPSWVVV